The Armatimonadota bacterium genome contains the following window.
CCGCTATAACGTACTGGTCTCCACAGGGGGCTTCATCGAGTACGTGCTCACCCAGGGGGCCTCCGCCGTGCAGCGGTATATCGAGGAGTGCAAGGCGCTGGGCTTCGACATCATCGAGCTCTCCACCGGCTTCCTCAGCATTCCCAGCGACGACTGGCTGCGCCTGGTGGAGAAGGTGCGCCAGGCCGGGTTGAAGGCCAAGCCGGAGGTGGGCATCCAGTACGGCGCCGGCGGCGCCACCGCGGCGGCAGAGCTGGCCGCAGAGGGGACGCGCGACGTGGAGTGGGCCATCGCCCAGGCCAAGCGGTTCCTCCAGGCGGGCGCTTCCATGATCATGATCGAGTCGGAGGGCATTACCGAGAGTGTGACCACCTGGCGCACGGACATCCCCGCGAAGATCGTGAACACCCTGGGCCTGGAGGCGGTGATGTTTGAGGCCGCCGACCCGGATGTCTTCTCCTGGTACATCAAGAACTACGGCCCGGAGGTGAACCTCTTCGTCGACCACAGCCAGATCGTGCAGCTGGAGTGTCTGCGCTCGGGGATCTGGGGGACGAAGAGCACCTGGGGCCGGGTGGTGACCTATAAAGGGTGATGGGAGGGATGGTGCGTGGCCAAAGATCCGTTCACCCAGGCACTGCGCCGCCGTGACCAGATCACCATCACCACCATCGGGCGGCGCACCGGGCGGGCCATCGCCCTACCCGTCTGGTTCGTCCTGGAGCGGGGACGGGTGTGGCTTCTGCCAACACGGGGGAGGCGGAACCACTGGTTCCGCAACCTGTTGGCCAACCCCACGCTGACCGTGCGCGCGGGGCGGTACCGCCGCACCTTCACCGTGCGGCCGCTTGAGAACAAGACCGTGGCCCGTCGGGTAGCGGCCCGGTTTCGCGCCAAGTACGGGCCAGAGCAGGTGGGGGAATACTACAGCGGTTTCGACGCCGCAGTGGAGGTCCGCCTCTTGTAAGGGAAGGAGAGGGTAGAGCGAGAATGCTTCTGCCCTCCGGCACAGGGCGCAGCGACGCTGCTTACCCGGTGAAGTCCTTGAGGTGGCGAGCGCGGCCGCTGTGGCGCAGCTTGCGCAGCGCCTTGGACTCGATCTGGCGGATGCGCTCGCGGGTCACGCCGAACTCCCCGCCCACCTCCTCCAGGGTGCGGGGCCGGCCGTCCTCCAGCCCGAACCGCAGCCGCAGCACATGCCGCTCCCGCGGCGGCAGCGTCTGCAGCACCTCCTCCACCTCTTCCTTCAGGACGGAGAAGGAGACCGCTTCCTCCGGCGAGACCTCGCGCTCGTCCTTGATGAAGTCGCCCAGGGCGCTGTCCCCTTCGCCCCCCACCGGCGTCTCCAGAGAGACCGGCTGCTCCGCGGCCCGCAGGATCTCCCGCACACGCTGCCCGGAGATCCCCATCGCATTGCCGATCTCCTCCGGTGTGGGGTCACGGCCCAGCTTCTGCAGGAGCAGCCGGGAGACGCGGATCACCTTGTTGACGGTGTCCGTCATGTGCACGGGGATGCGGATGGTGCGGGCCTGGTCGGCGATGGCCCGGGTGATCGCCTGGCGGATCCACCAGGTGGCATAGGTGCTGAACTTGTAACCCCGCCGCCAGTCGAACTTCTCCACCGCCCGGATCAGACCGCGGTTGCCTTCCTGGATCAGGTCCAGGAAGTCCATACCCCGGCCCACGTACTTCTTGGCGATGGAGACCACCAGGCGCAGGTTCGCTTCGATGAGATGGCGCTTCGCCTCCTCGTCTCCCTGCTCGACGCGCTGTGCCAGCGCCACCTCCTCAGCCGGCCGCAGCAGGGGCACCCGGCCGATCTCCTTGAGGTACGCCCGCACAGGGTCGTCGATGTCCTCGATCCCCGCCTCGGGCTCCTCGCTCAGCTCCTCCTCGGCGCTTTCCCCAACTGTCAGGGGCTGGGGCTGCGGTTCTGCCTCCTCAGCGGAGAGTTCCGGCAGGACAGCCTCTTCGGGGGGGAGCAGGTGCTCGTCAGTTGTCCGCTGGCGCTTCTGCCCCCGCTGGCGTGCCACTCTTCCCCGACCTACCTTTCCTGGCATCTCTTCAGCTAACCATGTTCCCGGTTGGACGGACCGCCAGGCCGCGCCCGCAGCCTGCCCGGCGGGAAAGCCTGGTGAACCTCAGTGCGCGGCGCGGGTCAGCCCGGCCAGCCACCGGTCGGCCCAGCGCTGAACCTCCGCCACCACCCGCTCCAGGTCTCGCCCCTTATCGGTGAGTTCGTACTCGATGCGCACGGGCGTGTCCGCATATACTTTCCTGATCACCAGCCCCTCGCTCTCCAGTTCCTTCAGCCGCTCAGAGAGCAAACGGTCGTGGAGCCCGGGAACCGCGTCCAGGATCTCGGAGAACCGCCGCGGCCCGTCCATCAGCGTGCGCACGATCGCCCCCGTCCAGCGCTTCCCCACCAGCTCGACCGCCCGGTGGAAGCGCGGGCAGACCTGTTCTGATTCTTCGGACTGGTGCGAGCGCATTGTGGTTCCAGGGAAGATTCTAACAAAAGAGAAGGAGCTTGACTAGAGGAAGCGTTAAGTTGTACGCTCTCAGCACATACGAAAAAGAAGTTACTCCTTAAAGGATAGGGTCCGGTGGGCACTGCCCGCCAGCGTGAGGGTCGAACTCCGCCGCAGGAAAGGGAGGGAAGGCTGATGCTGCAAGCCGTCTTCGCACCGCTAGTCGGGTTGGGTCCGTTGCTGCTGCGGGTGGCCCTGGGCATTATATTCCTCGTGCACGGCTGGCCCAAGATGAACCCGAACTCACCCATGAAGGGTCCGGCCGGATTCAGTGGCGCGCTGCGCCAGTTGGGCGTCCCTATGCCAGCGCTCTTTGCCTGGGTCGTGATCCTGCTGGAGACCCTGGGAGCGCTGCTGCTCATCGTGGGCCTGGGAACCCGCATTCTGGGGCTCCTCTTCGCCGTGGACATGCTGGTGGCAATCTGGGCAAAGAGGCGGGCATGGAACGTCCCCTTTATGGCCCAGCAGACCACGGGCTGGGAATTTGACTTTGCGCTTCTGGTCGCCGCCCTCTCCCTAGTATTCACGGGGGGCGGCGCCGCGGCACTGGATCAAGCGGTGGGGCTGTGACTTCGCTGCGCCTGCCCCGGCTGGTTCGCTGAGTTCATCTGCAAGCAGACCTACGCGCTCTGAGGCAGGAGGGGACCCGGGGAGGGACGAATCTCGGTCGAGTGATCCCGCTGCGAGACCACCTGCCCGGCCGGAGCACCCCCGTGGTGGTCTTCCTGCTGATCGCCCTCAACGTGGGTGTCTTCCTCTACCTGGACAGCCTGCCGCAGCCGCGCCTGGAGGCGCTGGTGCAGGCCTACGGCATGGTCCCTTACGAGATCACCCGCGGTGTGGACCTCCCGCCGCCGGGGCCGCAGCCGGTGTACGTCACCCTGCTCACCTCCATGTTCATGCACGGCGGCTGGTTCCACCTGCTGGGGAACATGTGGTTCCTCTGGATCTTCGGCAACAATGTGGAGGACGTCCTCGGCCGCCTGGGGTTCCTCATCTTCTACCTGGTCATGGGGGTAGCGGCCGCCTTCGGCCAGATTCTCGTCGCCCCGGCCTCGCGCATCCCGCTCGTCGGGGCCAGCGGGGCCATCGCCGGGGTGATGGGGGCCTACCTGGTCTTCTGGCCGGCCGCGCGCATTGACACCCTCGTCTTCTTGTTCTACTTCATCCGCGTTGTGCCCCTTTCTGCCGTCTTCGTCCTCGGCTACTGGATCTTCATCCAGGTGCTTCAGGGGACCTACGCTCTGGGCGGCCTGACGGAGGGAGGGGTGGCCTGGTGGGCCCACGTGGGGGGCTTCGGCGCGGGGGCGGTGGCCGGCCTGCTCTTCCGCGGGCGCGCCCGGGAAGTCGCCCGTACCTTCCGCCCTCACTGGTGAAGGAAGGGCGGCCGGGGGGAGCCAAGTAGTACCCTCACCTGACCGCATCGGATCTATGCACCGGGGGGCGCCGCGGCGCCCAATTCTGGATACGAGCGGAGGGGGTGGAGCATGCGAAGAGTTGTAGGCCTTGCGCTGGCGGTGCTGCTGGCCGTGGGCCTGGCGGCGTACGTGGGCTACGCGCAGGCTCCGCGTTCCCGGCTGGACGTGGTCCGGGAGCGCGGGACGCTCATCTGCGGAGTGTCGGGGACCACCCCGGGCTTCAGCTTCCCTGACCCCACCTCAGGCAGAATGGTCGGGTTCGATGCCGACTTCTGCTGGGCCGTGGCCGCGTTCATCGACGTGGCCCGCGTGGAGTTCGTCAACCTGACCTCGGCCAGCCGCATTCCGGCCGTGGTCGCTGGATCGGTGGATGTGGTCTTCCGCACCACCACCGTCACCATCACCCGGGACGACCAGGTGGACTTCGGCCCGGTCACCTTCTTTGACGGCCAACGGCTCCTGGTGCGCTCCGACTCCAGGATAAACGGTCTGGAGGATCTCAACGGCGCGCGCATCTGCGTGCACGCGGGCACCACCAGCGAGCGGAACATCACGGACCAGATGCGGGCGCGCAACTTCCGCTTCCAGCTCATCACCTTCCAGGAGGCGGCTCAGGCTTTCCAGGGGCTGGTGCAGGGTCGCTGCGATGTCTTCACCACCGACGGCAGCCAGCTGGCCGCCTTCCGGGCTACAGCCCCCAACCCGGCAGACTTCAAGGTGGTGGGCAAGGAGTTCAGCGACGAGCCTCTGGCGCCCATGTTCCAGGAGAACGACTCCAAGTGGGCGGACGCCGTCAAGTACGCCGTCTGGGCCGTCATCCTGGCCGAGGAGCTGGGGATCACCCAGGCCATCGCCCGTGACCCTGCCCGGCTGGCCGCCATCACCGGACGCGACCCGGTGGCCAAGAACTTTGCCGAGCTGAAGGGGGGTGCCGGGCTGCGCCCCGTCCGTCTGGTGGGCAACTACGGAGAGATCTACGACCGCTACTTCGGCCCCAGGCAGCGCACGGCCATCACCCGGGAGGGGACGCGGAACATGCTGGCCATAAAGGGAGGCGCCATGGCCAGCCGACCGTGGCGCTGAGGCCGCAGGATCCCGGCCGATCTGCTAGACTGGTAACCGGCGAGCGGTGTGGTGGGGCTGTGGAGCCCCACCCGCCGCTCGTCTGCACCGGTGACCTGATGTGATCACCTCTCCTGGAGCTAAGGTCCCCCCGTGGCGTGATGTCCGCAAGCTGGAAGTCGCCGCGCAGGTACTCTTCATCTTCCTGCTGGCCCTGGCGGTCTGGGGGGCGCGCCTGGAGGTAGGGCGCAGTTTCATCCGTCAGAACATCCACCTGGATTGGAGCTTCTGGCGCCAGCCTGCAAGTTTCCAGCTCACCGCCCTCACCTGGACCGTGGACCTGGAGACGCTGCGCCCCAAACTCTACGACCCGGGAGACTCCGCCGGGGAAGCCATGATCGCCGGACTGTTCAACACCGTCAAGGTGGCAGTCCTGGGGGTGGTCCTGGCCACGCTGCTGGGCCTGTTTGTGGGCATCGCCCGTCTCTCCCGGAACTGGCTGGTCAGCCGCCTGGCCCTGGCCTTCGTGGAGCTGTTCCGCAACACGCCGCTGCTGGTGCAGCTCTTCTTCTGGTACTTCGCCGTCTTTCTGCAGCTGCCCAGCGGCGCGCCGGGGCAACCACCGATCCGCCTCTTCGCTGACCTGGTGGTCCTGACCAACGCCGGGCTGGCCCTGGGCGGGACCGTGGTCGAGCGCTTCGGCCGCCTGACCGTAGACGGCGGGGTGCAGCTTACCACGGAGTTCGCGGCGCTGTTGGTCGGCCTGGCCGTCTACACCTCCGCCTTCATCGCCGAGATCATCCGCGGGGGAATTCTGGCCGTCTCCCGCGGGCAGATGGAGGCGGCGCGCAGCCTGGGGCTGACCCACGGGCAGGCGCTGCGCCTGATCGTGCTGCCGCAGGCGCTGCGTATCGTCATTCCGCCGCTGGGCAACCAGTTCCTCAACCTGACCAAGAACAGCAGCCTGGCCCTGGGCATCGGCTACGCCGAGTTCCTCACTGCGGCCAACACGGTGAGCAGCCAGTCCTTCCGCTCGCTGGAGGCCTTTACCGCGGTCACCCTGGGCTACCTGGTCCTGTCCCTGATCATCTCCGGGTTGCTCAACCTGGTGCGCGCCCGGTTGCACCTGGCGCCGGTGTAGGAGGAACGGCCATGGCGGTGCGCGTCCAGGTCCTGCCGCCCCCGGAGGAGCGGCTCACCCCCTGGCGGTGGGCGCGGC
Protein-coding sequences here:
- a CDS encoding phosphosulfolactate synthase; the encoded protein is MNDRPPKPRTRGVTEIRGPYYTPLGRRYLEDLLESMGAYVDSLKFAGGSFSLMPRRVVTDLIDLCHRYNVLVSTGGFIEYVLTQGASAVQRYIEECKALGFDIIELSTGFLSIPSDDWLRLVEKVRQAGLKAKPEVGIQYGAGGATAAAELAAEGTRDVEWAIAQAKRFLQAGASMIMIESEGITESVTTWRTDIPAKIVNTLGLEAVMFEAADPDVFSWYIKNYGPEVNLFVDHSQIVQLECLRSGIWGTKSTWGRVVTYKG
- a CDS encoding nitroreductase family deazaflavin-dependent oxidoreductase — encoded protein: MAKDPFTQALRRRDQITITTIGRRTGRAIALPVWFVLERGRVWLLPTRGRRNHWFRNLLANPTLTVRAGRYRRTFTVRPLENKTVARRVAARFRAKYGPEQVGEYYSGFDAAVEVRLL
- the rpoD gene encoding RNA polymerase sigma factor RpoD; amino-acid sequence: MARQRGQKRQRTTDEHLLPPEEAVLPELSAEEAEPQPQPLTVGESAEEELSEEPEAGIEDIDDPVRAYLKEIGRVPLLRPAEEVALAQRVEQGDEEAKRHLIEANLRLVVSIAKKYVGRGMDFLDLIQEGNRGLIRAVEKFDWRRGYKFSTYATWWIRQAITRAIADQARTIRIPVHMTDTVNKVIRVSRLLLQKLGRDPTPEEIGNAMGISGQRVREILRAAEQPVSLETPVGGEGDSALGDFIKDEREVSPEEAVSFSVLKEEVEEVLQTLPPRERHVLRLRFGLEDGRPRTLEEVGGEFGVTRERIRQIESKALRKLRHSGRARHLKDFTG
- a CDS encoding helix-turn-helix domain-containing protein, which encodes MRSHQSEESEQVCPRFHRAVELVGKRWTGAIVRTLMDGPRRFSEILDAVPGLHDRLLSERLKELESEGLVIRKVYADTPVRIEYELTDKGRDLERVVAEVQRWADRWLAGLTRAAH
- a CDS encoding DoxX family protein, which encodes MLQAVFAPLVGLGPLLLRVALGIIFLVHGWPKMNPNSPMKGPAGFSGALRQLGVPMPALFAWVVILLETLGALLLIVGLGTRILGLLFAVDMLVAIWAKRRAWNVPFMAQQTTGWEFDFALLVAALSLVFTGGGAAALDQAVGL
- a CDS encoding rhomboid family intramembrane serine protease → MIPLRDHLPGRSTPVVVFLLIALNVGVFLYLDSLPQPRLEALVQAYGMVPYEITRGVDLPPPGPQPVYVTLLTSMFMHGGWFHLLGNMWFLWIFGNNVEDVLGRLGFLIFYLVMGVAAAFGQILVAPASRIPLVGASGAIAGVMGAYLVFWPAARIDTLVFLFYFIRVVPLSAVFVLGYWIFIQVLQGTYALGGLTEGGVAWWAHVGGFGAGAVAGLLFRGRAREVARTFRPHW
- a CDS encoding transporter substrate-binding domain-containing protein, with translation MRRVVGLALAVLLAVGLAAYVGYAQAPRSRLDVVRERGTLICGVSGTTPGFSFPDPTSGRMVGFDADFCWAVAAFIDVARVEFVNLTSASRIPAVVAGSVDVVFRTTTVTITRDDQVDFGPVTFFDGQRLLVRSDSRINGLEDLNGARICVHAGTTSERNITDQMRARNFRFQLITFQEAAQAFQGLVQGRCDVFTTDGSQLAAFRATAPNPADFKVVGKEFSDEPLAPMFQENDSKWADAVKYAVWAVILAEELGITQAIARDPARLAAITGRDPVAKNFAELKGGAGLRPVRLVGNYGEIYDRYFGPRQRTAITREGTRNMLAIKGGAMASRPWR
- a CDS encoding ABC transporter permease subunit (The N-terminal region of this protein, as described by TIGR01726, is a three transmembrane segment that identifies a subfamily of ABC transporter permease subunits, which specificities that include histidine, arginine, glutamine, glutamate, L-cystine (sic), the opines (in Agrobacterium) octopine and nopaline, etc.) — protein: MITSPGAKVPPWRDVRKLEVAAQVLFIFLLALAVWGARLEVGRSFIRQNIHLDWSFWRQPASFQLTALTWTVDLETLRPKLYDPGDSAGEAMIAGLFNTVKVAVLGVVLATLLGLFVGIARLSRNWLVSRLALAFVELFRNTPLLVQLFFWYFAVFLQLPSGAPGQPPIRLFADLVVLTNAGLALGGTVVERFGRLTVDGGVQLTTEFAALLVGLAVYTSAFIAEIIRGGILAVSRGQMEAARSLGLTHGQALRLIVLPQALRIVIPPLGNQFLNLTKNSSLALGIGYAEFLTAANTVSSQSFRSLEAFTAVTLGYLVLSLIISGLLNLVRARLHLAPV